Part of the Paenibacillus sp. YPG26 genome, TAATCACCTTTCTCCACATATTCCTGCACAAGAACGGGGAACGATTGGTGGCTCGGATCAACCGATTCCCTGGCGGCGATCCATCCATCCAGGCATTCCTTGCCCGTCATCCTGGCGATACCCCGCCCCCATGAGGAGGTTGCGGGCTTAATGACACATAGATCCCCAAAGTCTGAAAGGGCGTCGTACAGCTTCGCTGGGGTGAAGGCAACTTGATAACGAGGCTGTGGGATGCCATGCTTCTCGAACACAATTGCCTGATGGATTTTATTCGTGCAAATGGTGATAGCTCTTGCCGAATTCAATGTCTCGAATCCGGCAAGCTCAAGTAGCTGGGAGCGGCTGAGCGCATTTTTTTGAGACAGGCACCGAATGAGCGCCAGCCCATTTGGCGGGACTTCTTCCCCTCCGACAGGCAGATCCATGGAGTCCAGATTCACTTGAACACGGATGCCGAGCTGGTCAAGATGGGAGGCGATGAGCTGCTCTTCTTCCCTTAGTTTCGTGACGCACATTAGAATCGTGCTATTGTTCTCCATGGGTGTATACCTACTCTCCCCAAGTTTCTTCGATTTCGGGAGCCAAAGCGATGGTGACACGGCTCGCTTCAACCTGGACTTCATGCTCCTGGCCGCAGGAATCGCACTCCACAATCTCCCCTGTGGTCGCGCGTTCTTCAACCTCAATGTCCGACTTGCATACGAGACAGCTAAGATCTGCCATTCTCCTTGCACCTCCTATTGGTATATAAAAAAATGTATTATAACGGAATGTATCCCTTATAACTTACTTGACCGCCAAATCCCACTCGTTCACGTTGTTGAACGTGCCAACATTCAGCGGCTTGCCTGCAAGGACATCCTTAGACACAACCTGCAGTCTCTTCTCGGAATAGACGGCCAGTGTCGGCACGTCCTCGTGCAGCACCTCTTGAAGACGGTTGTAAATCTCGTGGCGCTTCGCCTCGTCGATTTCTTGTTCACCTTGGGCAATTAATTCGTCGACAACCGGATTGTTGTACCGGATTACGCTTTCGGGATCATCACTTTTGTAAGTAGTAAAGTAAAGACTAGGTTCGATGTAATAGTCCCGGGTAAAAATCGTGATATCGTGTTCGCCTTTCTCAACTTTATCGATAAGTGTAGGGAAATCATATTGTTGAACATCGATTTGTAGCCCCACGGCTTCCAGGTTCTGCACCAAAATATCGGCAGCCTGTTCGCGGACCTTGTTGCCAATCGGGATGAGAAATGCTAGCTTCCGGCTCGAGTCGAAGCCGGCTTCCTGCAGCAGCTGCTTCGCTTTTTCGGGATCGTACGGGTAAGGGGTAATATCTTTATTGAAATACGGATGTGAGCTTGGAATGCCGCCGTCGATAATCTCCGCTTGCCCCTTAAGCAGCTGTTCTACAATAAGCGGCCGGTTGAGGGCGTAAGCGATCGCTTGACGGACTTTCTTATTAGGCAGCTTCTCTACGTTGAAGAATAACTCTGCCGGCTCAGAAGCGGAGGCGGAAGTCACATTCACGTTGTCGAAGCTCTTCACTTTATCGTAATCCGTGATCGGAACGAGTCCGACCGGCAGTGAATTCATATGGACTTCTCCCGTCTGCAGCTGGGCAACCAGATTAGCTGCTGGCAGGACCTTAAAGAAGATCGAATCGATCTTGGGTGCGCCTAAATAGTACTTTTCATTTTTGGTAAGTTCGACATATTGACCTTGCTCGTAAGCGGCGAACCGGTATGGACCGTTCGTGACGTCCGGCTTCTGGAAATAGGGATGTGTTGACAGCTTCGCAGGATCCACATCTTTCAAGAGATGCTCCGGCAAATAATAGACCTTCGCGCCAAATCGTTCGTTGAACACAAGAGGATCAATCGGTGTCTTGGCTTTGATCTCGAATGTATGCTTGTCGATGACATGAAGTCCTGCGATTTCCTTGACACCTTTTCCAAGCTTGCCAAAGTCGTTCAGTCCTTCAATGAAGTTCAGCTTGAACGAGGTTTCTACATCGGCATGAAGCGCTAGCTTGAGTGTGAATGCCACATCCGCCGTTGTGAATGGGGTTCCATCATTCCACTTGGCATCCGGACGGAGCTTGATCGTGTAATTCAGCTTATCCTTCGTCTTGATCGATTCCGCAAGCTTGGGGATGAATTCAGCCGATTCGGTCACGTCAAGCAGCGCATCGTTAAGCAGTCCAATTGGGGCAAGCGATGCGGAATTGTCCTGTGTATTAATCTGATTCAATGTGACAGGCGCGTTAACGATACCGATCGTCAACTTCTTCTTGCCTTGAGCTACCTTGGTCGTTGCTTGCTGTGTCGGCTGGTTCTGAGTACCTTTATTCGCCTCGCTGGATTGACTGCATGCCGCAAGCAAGAGTATTGCAGCGGTAGAGATAATCAACAAGCTAAGTCGTCTGTATCGGTTCATACTATTACACTCCTTCATCTTCTCTATCTATTTAACAGAATCTATTTGTCTTCGCCGGTATAGTTACGCCTTCGCATCAAGCGCATCGCGCAGGCCGTCCCCGACGAAGTTGACGGCCAATACGGCGATCAGGATCATGCATCCCGCAGGCATCCACAGCCACTGCTGCTCGGTTAATACAGTCAAGGACTGTGCATCGTGCAGCATGTTGCCAAGGCTCGCCTGGGGCGACTTCACTCCCATGCCGAGAAAGCTGAGTCCGGCTTCGCTCAGAATCGTGCCTGCTACGCCGAATGTCGCACTCACGATAATGGGGCCAATAATGTTGGGCAGCATGTGGCGCAGAAGAATGCGCGGCGTACGGTAGCCGAGCGCAGCGCCCGCTTTTATGTAATCTTGCTCCTTCGCAGCCAATACACTTCCCCGCACAAGCATTGCAATCGTAGGCCACTTGAACAAAGCGAGCACAATCATAATCGTTGCAATGTCGGCACCGAGGATGCTGACGATCACTAGCACAACCAGCATGTAAGGAAAGCTTAAAAAAATATCGGTGAGTCTCATAATGGTCATATCAAGCCAGCGTCCGTAGTAGCCAGCGGCCATACCTACTATAGTTCCGAACGTTACATAGATCGCCACGGTAGTAAAGCCGATGAACAGAGAAATGCGGGTTCCGTAGAGCATACGGCTTAACACGTCCCGGCCTACTTGATCAGTACCGAGCCAGTGAGCGGCCGAAGGCTTGGCACCGAACTCATTCATAACTTCATTGGGCGGATAAGGCGCCAGCCATGGGGCGAGCAAGGCGATCAGGATCAGAAGTATCGTGACAGCCAGACCCCAGACAGCAAGCTTGTGCTGCAAAAACTTTCTTTTAACCTGACGGACGTAACCTTCAATCCTTGTATTCGACTGATCCCAAGGCAGCGTTGTTGCAGACATCCTAAGCTTCCTCCCATCATCCATAAGTAATGCGCGGATCGGCAGCCGCATACAACACATCCGTGAACAAGTTGATCAGCAGCACGACGCAGGCCGCTATAAGGTTAAGTCCCATTAGAACCGGGTAATCGCGTGACAGAATAGCCTCCATCGTCAACTGGCCGATTCCAGGCCATTGGAATACTTGCTCGATGACAATGCTGCCGCCGAGGAGCAATGGAATCTCTGCTCCGACTACGGCAATCACCGGAATTAGCGCATTACGCAGCGCATGCTTATTCGTCACCACAAGTTCCCGCAATCCCTTCGCTCTGGCCGTACGTAAGAAATCTTGATCCAGCACTTCCAGCATACTGGCCCGGACATAACGCACCTTCTTCCCTGCGATAGCGGCTCCTAATACTGTTACCGGTAAGATCATATGCAGAAGAACATCGCCTGTTCCACCATCACCGCCTAGAGTCGAAATGCCCCCGGTTGGCAGCCATTTCAGCTGTATCCCCGTTATGTAGATCAGTCCGAGCCCTAGGAAGAAGGGCGGAATGGAGATCCCGAGGAAGGTCATTCCCGTCAGAAAGTAATCCAGCTTGGAATTCCGCTTCACGGCGCTAATAACGCCGACAGGAATCGCAATGAGCAATCCGATTAATAAAGATGCCGCTGCAAGCAGTAATGTCGGACCAATTCTCTTGCCGATTAACTCGGAGACCGGGGCATAACTGCTGAAGGAGTAACCCAGATCACCTCTGAGTATACCTCCTAGCCAATTCGCGTACTGCACGTATAGGGGATCGTTAAGACCCAGCTTTTCCCGCTTTAACTCAAGCAGTTCCTTCGGAATATTAGGATTGATTAACATGTCTACTGGATTACCAGGCGCCAAATTCATGATGAGGAAGCTGAGTACCGTAATGCCGAAGAAGACAGGGACCGCGATGAAGAGCCTCCTGACGATATAAGAGCCCAATTACGTCACCTCCTCCCTTTCTCTTAAGCCAGCGGATAATGACAGGCAACGGCATGCGTGTCATTCGTTAAGCCTGGGGCCTCCTTTCGGCACCGTTCCTGTACATATGGACAACGGGTATGGAACCCGCAGCCTGAAGGTGGGCGCGACGGGTCAGGCACATCTCCCTGGATAATCGGACGTTCCATACCCCGGTACACTGGATCCGGTGGATGATATGCGCCGAGCAGCAGCTTCGTGTATGGGTGTCTTGGCCTCTCAAATAGCGATTCCGAAGGAGCCAGCTCTACAATTCGTCCCAGATACATGACAGCGACTCGGGTACTCACCTGCTTCACAGCGCCGATCCCGTGGGCAATGAACAAGTAGGTCAGCTTCAACTCGTCCTGCAGATCCTGCAGCAGTCCGAGGATTTGCGCCTGGATCGATACGTCGAGCGCGGACACGGGTTCATCACACACGATCAGCCTTGGCTTCAGCGATAATGCCCTTGCAATGCCGATCCGCTGCTTCTGGCCGCCCGAGAACTCATGGGGATACCGATAAGCTGATGCACGCGGTAATCCCACCAGCTGAAGCAGCCTTTCTACCTCCTTCTGTACGTCACCGCGCTTGACCAATCGATGGGCGAGCATCGGCTCCGCCAAAGTATCAAATATCCGCATTCTAGGATTAAGCGAGGCATAAGGATCTTGGAAGATCATCTGCATGCGCAGCCGGGCAGGTCTAAGTTCGCTCTGCGAGAGATTCGTAATGTCTTCACCCTCGAAAAGAACGCGGCCAGCATGCGGTTGCTCCAGCCGGATCACCGATCTGCCAATTGAAGACTTGCCGCAGCCCGATTCGCCGACGAGCCCCAGCGTCTCTCCTTCGTAGAGTGATAAGCTGACGCCATCCACGGCTTTGACATACCCGGAAGTTCGGCCAAACAGCCCCCGGCGAATCGGATAATAGGTTTTGAGATTCTCGATCTGCAGCAGCGTCTTTGGCATCACTTCCTGTGTCGTGATCGTCATATGGTGATCACCGATCCCAACTGAGGCAGCTCCTCCTGGGCAAGGCTGGACGAATGGGCTGCCCAGCATCTGACGCTGTGACGGTCTCCTATACTTTGCAAGCTCGGATTCTCGAGCCGGCATCGATCGACCGCATAGGTACAGCGAGGGTGGAAGCGGCATCCTTCGGGCATTTCACGAAGCGAGGGTACAGCTCCTGGGATCGGCTGCGCGCGACTTCTTCCCGCTCCGTCAATTGCCGGTACCGCTCGAATTAGTCCCTGCGTGTAGGGATGCTTCGGATCCCGGAATAAAGTGAAGACATCCGCTTCCTCCACGACCTGTCCCGCATACATGACAATGACTTGATCAGCCATTTCAGCTACAACACCCAGATCATGCGTGACGAGCAGAATAGCCATGCCAACTTCCTGCTGCATTTGTTTCATCAGCTGGAGGATCTGTGCTTGTATCGTTACATCAAGGGCTGTCGTCGGCTCGTCCGCAATCAACAGCTTCGGATTCCCAGCCATGGCCATGGCGATCATCACCCTCTGGCGCATACCTCCTGACAAGGCATGGGGATACTCCTTCGCTACGGCTTCAGCTCTTGCGATGCCGACTTTCTTCAGCAGCAGAGCCGCGGTCGACTTCGACTCCCTGCGGCTGCATTTATGGTGAAGACGCACACATTCTCCGATCTGCTCGCCAATCTTCATGACTGGATTCAGAGACGTCATCGGCTCTTGGAAGATCATTGCAATTTCCTTCCCCCGCAGCCGCCGCATCTCCGTTTCATTGAAG contains:
- a CDS encoding ABC transporter permease, which codes for MGSYIVRRLFIAVPVFFGITVLSFLIMNLAPGNPVDMLINPNIPKELLELKREKLGLNDPLYVQYANWLGGILRGDLGYSFSSYAPVSELIGKRIGPTLLLAAASLLIGLLIAIPVGVISAVKRNSKLDYFLTGMTFLGISIPPFFLGLGLIYITGIQLKWLPTGGISTLGGDGGTGDVLLHMILPVTVLGAAIAGKKVRYVRASMLEVLDQDFLRTARAKGLRELVVTNKHALRNALIPVIAVVGAEIPLLLGGSIVIEQVFQWPGIGQLTMEAILSRDYPVLMGLNLIAACVVLLINLFTDVLYAAADPRITYG
- a CDS encoding ABC transporter substrate-binding protein; translated protein: MNRYRRLSLLIISTAAILLLAACSQSSEANKGTQNQPTQQATTKVAQGKKKLTIGIVNAPVTLNQINTQDNSASLAPIGLLNDALLDVTESAEFIPKLAESIKTKDKLNYTIKLRPDAKWNDGTPFTTADVAFTLKLALHADVETSFKLNFIEGLNDFGKLGKGVKEIAGLHVIDKHTFEIKAKTPIDPLVFNERFGAKVYYLPEHLLKDVDPAKLSTHPYFQKPDVTNGPYRFAAYEQGQYVELTKNEKYYLGAPKIDSIFFKVLPAANLVAQLQTGEVHMNSLPVGLVPITDYDKVKSFDNVNVTSASASEPAELFFNVEKLPNKKVRQAIAYALNRPLIVEQLLKGQAEIIDGGIPSSHPYFNKDITPYPYDPEKAKQLLQEAGFDSSRKLAFLIPIGNKVREQAADILVQNLEAVGLQIDVQQYDFPTLIDKVEKGEHDITIFTRDYYIEPSLYFTTYKSDDPESVIRYNNPVVDELIAQGEQEIDEAKRHEIYNRLQEVLHEDVPTLAVYSEKRLQVVSKDVLAGKPLNVGTFNNVNEWDLAVK
- the opp4C gene encoding oligopeptide ABC transporter permease produces the protein MSATTLPWDQSNTRIEGYVRQVKRKFLQHKLAVWGLAVTILLILIALLAPWLAPYPPNEVMNEFGAKPSAAHWLGTDQVGRDVLSRMLYGTRISLFIGFTTVAIYVTFGTIVGMAAGYYGRWLDMTIMRLTDIFLSFPYMLVVLVIVSILGADIATIMIVLALFKWPTIAMLVRGSVLAAKEQDYIKAGAALGYRTPRILLRHMLPNIIGPIIVSATFGVAGTILSEAGLSFLGMGVKSPQASLGNMLHDAQSLTVLTEQQWLWMPAGCMILIAVLAVNFVGDGLRDALDAKA
- a CDS encoding RimK family alpha-L-glutamate ligase; this translates as MCVTKLREEEQLIASHLDQLGIRVQVNLDSMDLPVGGEEVPPNGLALIRCLSQKNALSRSQLLELAGFETLNSARAITICTNKIHQAIVFEKHGIPQPRYQVAFTPAKLYDALSDFGDLCVIKPATSSWGRGIARMTGKECLDGWIAARESVDPSHQSFPVLVQEYVEKGDYDIRVVIVGHKPIAAFRRVSAENWKTNTHLGAEIEPIEINSEIAAITKDLVGVLGEGIYGADLFFDYQQLRYVVCEVNQNPEFAKSWKIHGVDVAYHIAKYVKEKISSTNKVNLTVNS
- a CDS encoding lysine biosynthesis protein LysW — translated: MADLSCLVCKSDIEVEERATTGEIVECDSCGQEHEVQVEASRVTIALAPEIEETWGE
- a CDS encoding ABC transporter ATP-binding protein, translating into MTITTQEVMPKTLLQIENLKTYYPIRRGLFGRTSGYVKAVDGVSLSLYEGETLGLVGESGCGKSSIGRSVIRLEQPHAGRVLFEGEDITNLSQSELRPARLRMQMIFQDPYASLNPRMRIFDTLAEPMLAHRLVKRGDVQKEVERLLQLVGLPRASAYRYPHEFSGGQKQRIGIARALSLKPRLIVCDEPVSALDVSIQAQILGLLQDLQDELKLTYLFIAHGIGAVKQVSTRVAVMYLGRIVELAPSESLFERPRHPYTKLLLGAYHPPDPVYRGMERPIIQGDVPDPSRPPSGCGFHTRCPYVQERCRKEAPGLTNDTHAVACHYPLA
- a CDS encoding ABC transporter ATP-binding protein, encoding MARILNVDRLRIAFQAEHEEVVAVEEVSFAIGRGETVALVGESGCGKSVTSLSIMGLLGASGAVTQGEIRFEGSVITGFNETEMRRLRGKEIAMIFQEPMTSLNPVMKIGEQIGECVRLHHKCSRRESKSTAALLLKKVGIARAEAVAKEYPHALSGGMRQRVMIAMAMAGNPKLLIADEPTTALDVTIQAQILQLMKQMQQEVGMAILLVTHDLGVVAEMADQVIVMYAGQVVEEADVFTLFRDPKHPYTQGLIRAVPAIDGAGRSRAQPIPGAVPSLREMPEGCRFHPRCTYAVDRCRLENPSLQSIGDRHSVRCWAAHSSSLAQEELPQLGSVITI